The genomic segment AGAAGGAACCTTATGTTAACTGATACTTCTGTTGCCATCATAACCGGCGGGGGCGCCGGCATTGGAAAAGCATGTGCCGTCCGGTTTGCAAAAGAGGGCGTCCGGGTGGTGGTGGTGGACCGGAATGCGGCAGACGGCAGCGCAACCGTCGCGCATCTCAAGGATTCCGGTACAGAGGCCCTTTTCTGTGAAGCCGATGTATCGCGCGAAAAAGACTGTGCACGTTTTGCCGATGCGGCCCTTAAAGCATTCGGACGGATCGATGCGCTGGTGGCCAATGCCGGTATCCGGGTGTTCGGCACGGTTCTGGAAGCCACCGAAGAAGATTGGGATAAAATGCTGGCGGTCAACCTCAAAGGCGTCAGCTTTTCCTGCAAGGCGGTTCTACCGGCGATGATTGGGCAGAAGTCCGGCGCCATCGTAATGATCGGTTCCACAACCGCCATGACCGGGAGGACCGATATGCCCATCTATGACGCCACCAAGTTCGGGGTTTTAAGTCTTACCCGCAGCCTTGCAGCAACTTGCGGAAAACACGGGATTCGGGTCAATGCCGTCTGCCCTTCAAAAACAATTACCGATTTTCATATCAATAACGCCCGGGCCAAAGGAATCTCACCGGAGCAGTTCAGGGCCGGTTTTAAAGATTACGGTCTGTTGGGAAGGGCGGGTGAATCCCACGAGGTTGCGGCCGCCGTTTACTTTATGGCCGGTCCGGAAGCCTCTTTTATTACCGGTCAATATCTGATGGTGGACGGCGGGTTTTCCATCGGCGCAAAACCCTTTACTTGAAACTGGGGGCTTCGCCCCGACTGGAATAATGGGTCTACGGTTAAGATTTTGGCCGATCCCGGTATTCCATTTTCCCAGCACGAATTACATTCAGAGGCTTTCATATAGCGGCAACGATGAAACAAGGGAGGTGATGTCACCGGCGGAAATTTTTGGTGTTTTTCGGAGGTGTATCGCATATTCATGAATGACCAACGCTAAGGAGGGAAGACCATGAAAAATTATGTAAAACTTGTATCTATTGTAGCAGTTGCGCTTTGCTTTGCAGTTTCAGCGGCCGCGCCGGCAAAGGCCGAATGGCCCGGCAACAAGCCCATAACGGTGGTGATTCAGTACAAAGCCGGCGGCGGCACGGATGTCTTGACCCGGGCGTATACCAAAGCCATGGAAAAGACCCTGGGCACAACCGTTAATGCGGTCAATCGCGAAGGGGCAGTGGGAGCCCTGGCAATGGATTTTGTCAACTCCAAACCGGCTGACGGCTACTGGTGGCTGGGCGCCTCCCAGTTCAGCAAACCCTTGCGGGTCATGGGTCATACCAAGCTGAGCGGTTGGAAAGACTGGCAGTACTACAAAATAGCCAGCGGTATCCAGGGCTGGGCGGTCCGGGCGGATTCCCCTTTCAAAACCATGGCCGATTTTATAGAGGCCGCCAAGAAAAACCCGGAAAAATATTCAATCTCCAACTCGGGTGTGGGCGGCATCTGGAATGAAGGCAACGAAATCATGATCAAGGGCGCCGGCATCAAAGTTCGTCAGATTCCCTACAAGGGCGGTGCACCGGGCGCATTGGCATGTCTTCAGGGCGAGGTGGACGTGACCGGCAGCGGCATTCACGAGACCATTGAGCATATCAAAGCCGGGAAGCTGAGAAACCTGGCGGTATTCACCAAAGAACCGATCAAACTTGAAGACGGGACGGTTCTGAGGCCCATTACCGATTATATCCCCTCTCTGGCCGGATACGCCCCCTTTGGATCGGAATATACCCTGGGAGTCAAGCGGGATGCGCCGGTTGAAGCTCTGGAAAAGATCAAGACGGCTTTTGTCGCCGCAGCCAACGATCCGGAATTCACGTCGTATATCGGTAAAAAGTTCTTTTTCAAGGCCCTGGCGCTCGGAGAGGAAGCCGACCGCATGGCAGTCCTGCGCGAAAGCGTCACCGCCTGGCTTTTCTGGGATCTTAAAGTGGAAGGCGTCAAGGTAAATCCGGCCGACCTGGGGATTCCCCGGCCGGAAGATTTCGAGAAATGGTGGCCGCCCAAAGGCTACAAACCTCGGATTTCTTCGAACTGACAACGCTGCGGGTTACGGGATGCGGGTTGCCGGTTGCGGGTCGAAAAGCTGTACATCACCTCGCAACCTGTAACCCGCGATACAAACGCGTAAATCGCAACAAGCAACCCGTTAAAGGAACACCCATGGATCCATCCACATCTAAACCGCTGGACAAAAAAACAAAAATGGCGGGAATCGATGTGCTCACCGCCGTCGTCGTGATGGCGGTGAGCATCGCCGTTGCCGTCATTTCCATGAAACTGCCCCGGCCCGTGGACTGGAAATCGGCGCCCGGCCTGATTCCCCTGTTGTTTTCCGTTACCCTGTTCTTGATGGGCCTGGGCCTTTTTGTTTCAGCCTTGCGGCGGAATGGCGTTGCAAATCTCAGCATGATGCTGTCGGGGCTGAGCATGGGAGGGTTTGTCTCAGATGCCCGGACCAAACGGACGATCTGGATCATCCTGCTGGCCGGCATCTATATTATCCTGCTGACCGGACGGCTCCCCTTTGAGGTTGCCGGAAGCCTCTTTTTATTCAGTGCATTTACGATTTTTTGGCGAAAAGGCGGCTGGCTGAAGATCGTCCTGCTCTCCGTCATTATCCCGACGGTTTTCGGGTTTACACTGAGGATG from the Desulfobacterales bacterium genome contains:
- a CDS encoding tripartite tricarboxylate transporter substrate binding protein codes for the protein MKNYVKLVSIVAVALCFAVSAAAPAKAEWPGNKPITVVIQYKAGGGTDVLTRAYTKAMEKTLGTTVNAVNREGAVGALAMDFVNSKPADGYWWLGASQFSKPLRVMGHTKLSGWKDWQYYKIASGIQGWAVRADSPFKTMADFIEAAKKNPEKYSISNSGVGGIWNEGNEIMIKGAGIKVRQIPYKGGAPGALACLQGEVDVTGSGIHETIEHIKAGKLRNLAVFTKEPIKLEDGTVLRPITDYIPSLAGYAPFGSEYTLGVKRDAPVEALEKIKTAFVAAANDPEFTSYIGKKFFFKALALGEEADRMAVLRESVTAWLFWDLKVEGVKVNPADLGIPRPEDFEKWWPPKGYKPRISSN
- a CDS encoding SDR family NAD(P)-dependent oxidoreductase, with the protein product MLTDTSVAIITGGGAGIGKACAVRFAKEGVRVVVVDRNAADGSATVAHLKDSGTEALFCEADVSREKDCARFADAALKAFGRIDALVANAGIRVFGTVLEATEEDWDKMLAVNLKGVSFSCKAVLPAMIGQKSGAIVMIGSTTAMTGRTDMPIYDATKFGVLSLTRSLAATCGKHGIRVNAVCPSKTITDFHINNARAKGISPEQFRAGFKDYGLLGRAGESHEVAAAVYFMAGPEASFITGQYLMVDGGFSIGAKPFT